The segment GTAAATTCGCTTGGGTCTAATTTATAATCTTGTGCTAAGCGATCTTTCCAGTCGATCAGCTCGCCGATCATTTCGATCCCGGTAAAGCCGGAACCACAGACCACAAATGTCAGCATTGCTTTGCGTTTTGCTGCGTCAGGTTCTAACGCTGCTTTGGCAACTGTTGTTTCGATATGTTCACGAATTCTTACAGAATCTTCGAAAGACCATAATGTGAAGCCGTGTTCTTTAACACCAGGTGTGCCGAAGTCGTTAGGTTCGCCCCCCATGCCGATCACGACATAGTCGAAAGGATATGCGCCATTTTTTGTTTGGACGATCTTTTTATCTTTATCGATTCCAGTAACTGTATCAGTGACTAGTTTCACGTTTTTCTTACGTGAGAATAAATGTTGAAGATCATATTGAATTGCTGTTGGTTCCACACGTCCGCCAGCTACTTCATGCAATTCGGTCATCATTGTGTGGTAAGAATGACGATCGATCAAAGTTATCTCGACATCATTGTCTTTTTTCAGCTTTTTCGCCATGTATTTGGTAGCTGAAACTCCTGCATAACCAGCACCGACAACGACAATATTTTTCTTTGCCATTGGTAATCCGCTCCTTAGAAATATTGAATTATGATAATTAGTACACAATCTATTACATTATATAGACATCTTACTCATTTGTCTAATTCATTTTGCAAAAAAATGCGGGATTTTCAATCATATCTTGCAAAACACCCATGCTGACACCTTTTGTAAGAAAACGGTTGACTTATTTTTAATATGATTTAAAATGTTAATTGTATCACAATGTTAAGTTTGTGAGCGAACTTATCTAGAGGAAAAGAGGAATAGAGATGAAATCAAGAAAATTTATGGTAGGGGTTACAACGTTGGCTTTCTCAGCATTATTATTGGGAGCGTGCGGTGCTGACAACGCATCAGACGATACAGCAGCGACTACTACAAATACTTCACAAACAGCCGACACTGAAGAATCAGCTGCTACTGAAGAATCAGCTGCTACTGAAGAATCAGCGGCCAAAGTCATTGCAGGAGCACCAATGCAAGACGGTACTTACACATTGAAAGAAAAAAATGACAAAAACGGCTACCATACAGAATTCTCGATCACTGTCAAAGACGGCAAGATCACAGAATCAAACTATGACAACGTGAATGCAGACGGCAAATCGAAAGTAGATGACGCTGACTACAATAAAAATATGAAAGACAAAGCAGGGATCGCACCAGAAGAGTTCATCCCTAAATTCAACGAAGAATTAGTTGCAAAACAAGATCCTTCTGCTATCGAAGTCGTTTCTGGCGCAACTCATTCATTTGATTCTTTCCAAAACTACGCACAACAATTGATCCAAGCAGCGCAAGCAGGCAACACAGATGTGATCGAGATCGATAATGGTGCAGAACTTAAAGACGGCACTTACACATTGAAAGAAAAGAATGATAAAAACGGTTATCATGTTGAATTTTCAATCACTGTCAAAGACGGAAAAGTGACAGAATCAAACTATGACAACGTGAATGCAGACGGCGAATCGAAAAAAGACGATGCTGACTACAATAAAAACATGAAAGACAAAGCAGGGATCGCACCAGAAGAATTCATTCCTAAATTCAACGAAGAATTAGTTGCAGCAATGGGTGAAGAAGAAGGCAGTCCTGCGAACATGGATGTTGTTTCCGGCGCAACTCACAGCTTCCATACTTTCGTTATCTACGCACAACAATTGCTGAATGCCGCTGAAAAAGGCGACACAGCTGTTATCGAAGTTGATAACTTCGTAACTGAATAAAAGCGACTGGCTTAAAAGAGGCTGGGGCATAAGTTCAACGCTAATCAAACTATCCGAATCACAAAATACGCAAGTGCACACGAAGATGCAGTGTGAAGCTGTTATCTAGCAGAAGCGTTCCAGGTGGTTCGGAAAGATTAGCGTGATAGACTTATGTTTCAGGCTTTTTTTTATAAAAAAACAAAAAACTACCGTATAATTTTCTCATTTTCAAGAGGATTCTCTTTAGCTATGCGTGTTTTTTCACATAAAAGGCAGAAGAATGAGAGAGAAGGCTTTTCAACAGTACCAAAAGAAGCTATCATAAGGAGGTCAAAAGCACAGAAATGAAAAGGGGAACGATATGAAGAAACAGATTGGTTTAGTCGGCATCTTATTGATGATGGCACTGATGGTTTTAGGCGCCTGTGGACAGAAAGAAGCGCCCAAGCTGCTGGAGGAACCTTATTATCAGGAAAAATTTCTTTTAGGTACCTATACACGTATCCGGGTTTATGATGAAGGAAAAGAAGAAGCACTGAAACCGGCATTTGCGCGAATCAAAGAACTCGGCGACAAGATCACTATCAATCAAAAAGGATCCGAGATCGACGAACTGAACGCACAGGCGGGGATCAAGCCGGTGAAAGTCTCAAAAGACATTTACTATTTGCTGAAAGAAGCTTATGAATATACGGAAGAAACAGATGAAGCCTTCAATATGGCGATCGGTGCCATCACGCAATTATGGCGGATCGGATTTGACGATGCCCGCAAACCGTCTCAAGCAGAGATCGATGAGGCATTGAAACACATCGATTATCGCAAGATCGAATTCAATGATAAGGATCAGACAGTCTTTCTAAAAGAAAAAGGCATGATCGTCGATCTGGGAGCGATCGCTAAAGGATATATCACAGATGAAGTCGTTAAAGTCTTGAAAAAAGAAGGCGTGACTTCTGCGATCGTCGATCTTGGGGGTAATGTATATGTCTTAGGTCACAGTCCGCGGGGAGAAAAAACACCTTGGAACATCGGTATCCAAGATCCGAACAAATCACGAGGTTCGATCGTCGGCAGCATCAAAGAAACCAATAAAACGGTGGTAACTTCTGGTATTTATGAACGCTATTTAGAAGTCGATGGAAAGACATATCATCATATTTTCAATTCCAAAACCGGCTATCCTTACGACAATGATATAGCTGGTGTTTCGATCATTACGAATAAATCCATCGATGGCGACGGTTTGTCTACTTCAGTGTTTGCAATGGGAGTCAAAGAAGGGCTGGAATACATTGAAGACATGGACGATGGTACCAACGCGATCTTTATCACTAAAGAAGACAAGGTCTATGTTACAAAAGGGATCCAAAATAATTTCGAATTAGATAAAAATTCTGGTTATACGATGGGTAACCGGGATGAATTGAAGTAGGAGGCGCGGCATGTCGCTGAAAGTATTTTTAGAAGTCGTAGAGATCAAGACGAAAATCGCCAGTCTTTTTCCGTTTTTGATCGGAGTGTTGTTTTCGATCAATTTCTTTCATCAAATTAACGTGCTGAATACAGTATTGTTTTTTATCGGGATGCTGATCTTTGATTTGACGACGACCGCTATCAACAATTATATGGATTTTGAAAAAGCCAAGTCGCAAGAATATAAATTCCAGCAAAATGTCATCGGCAGAGAAGGGCTGAAACCCAGCATGATCCGCAATATGATTCTTGGGATGCTGGCCTTTGTCTTGGTGATGGGGATTCTGTTGACGATCCGCACCGGCTGGCTGTTGTTTGTAATGGGATTTGTCTGCTGCTTTATCGGTGTTTTTTATACCTATGGGCCGGTCCCATTGTCGCGGATGCCGTTAGGAGAAGTCTTCAGCGGTGTTACCATGGGTCTGGGGATCTTTGCAATGGTAGTCTATGTGAATACGATGGATCCAACGATCTTTTACTTATCTTTGCAGTTGGGCAAAGGATCTTTCGCATTGACCGGCAATATCTGGCAGATCTTTGCGATGGTCTGGGCTTCATTGCCGTTGATCTTCACCATCGCCAATATCATGTTAGCCAATAATCTGCGGGATCTGGAGACCGATATCCAAAATCATCGGTACACACTGGTTTATTATATTGGACGAGAAACGGGCATTCGTTTGTTTTCCGTCTTGATGTATGGCTGTTATGCGGTTTTATTGATCGGCGTTTTGGCACGAGTCTTCGATTGGCCAGTCTTGTTGGCTTTATTGACATTTCCGAAGGTCCAAAGTCATTTGCGGGCACATCGCAAGGAATTGCCTCATCCCCACAGCTTCGTTTATTCCTTGAAAAACATGGTGCTCTTTAACAGCGCTTATGCGGCTGGTCTGTTGCTGTCGATTTTCTGGCAGCTTTGGGTAGGCTAATCTTTCAAAAGAAAAAACATCTGAATGTTAGCGACAGTTCCTGCAATCATGGGAACTTTCGACAGCTGACATTCGGATGTTTTTTTGCTTTGGTCTTATTCGATAGCTTGCAGACTGATCTCGCCAGAAGACAACGTAAAGGTCTTTTCAGCTGTCTCTACTACTAATTCGCCGCGGTCAGTGATAGCAGATGCCCGACCACTGTAAGTTTTTCCCTGTTGCGTAAAATGCACGGTTTTTCCTAAAACAAAAGATTTTTCCCGATAAGTCGATAGGTAATCGGAAGCTGGTTGAGACAATAAACGGAAAAAGTTTTCCCAGATGGTATGGATCAGCTGGTTGCGCAAAACAGGAGCAGACGCAGGGAAGATCGAACCGGCTTTTTCTTGAAGTTCCAGCGGAAAGTCAGCGTCAGGGATCGAAAAATTGATTCCCATGCCGATGATCACTTGAGAGATCGTGCCGCTTTCAAAATCACTGGTAGCTTCGGAAAGGATACCGCAAACTTTTTTTCCATCTAAATAAATATCATTGACCCATTTGATCGTTGATGTCTTGCCAGATAGGGCATCGATGGCTTGGCTGACTGCCACTGCCGCCAAGAGCGTGTATTGAGGCAGCTCGGCAAAACTTTGGTTCGGCTGCAGCAACAGGCTCATGTAGATGCCGCCGCCTTTTGGTGCGAAAAAGGGACGACCGAAGCGACCGTGAGCGCCGGATTGAGCATCTGCTACGATCAGTAAAGGGGCAGTCTTACCTTGTGCGGCGGCTGCTTTAGCGTCTTGCATCGTGGATTGAGAATTTTCCAAGATCTCCACCTCTAAAAACGAGAGTGTGCCGCCTTTGATCTCCAGCGGATCCAAAATATCTGATGGCAAGTAACGATAGCCGCTAGCGGCATGTTCGAAACGGTAGCCTTCTTTTTCCAATTCGCGAATGGCTTTCCAGACTGCTGTGCGAGATACTTCCAGCTGCTGCGCCAGTTTTTCTCCAGAGAGGACTGTTTCGGTTTGCTTCAACAATTGCAATACTTTTTGTTTGGTGGTCATCCTCATGTTGATCGCCTTTCTTTGAGCGCTGTCTAGCGCTTTTTTCTTGCTTTCAGTGTAACAAAAACACCAAAGGAGCGCACGAGAATTCTGCAACAGCCGTCGAATATCCCCGAAAATCCATCCTTAGATGAAAGAACAAAGAAGCAGAGAAAATGATTTTCAATGAAAGCTTGACATTCTAATGAAAAGCAGATATAATCATTAGTTGCAAAAACTATCTGACAAACAAGAAAGTAGAAACGAAATATTGTCCGTTTCGGCTTACATAGGCAAAGCAAAAGTAGAAGGTATCAAAAAATGAAACGTTCTATTTTTGGTTTTTTTTATGTCCAAAAGCCGCAAAAAATACTTTTTGTTACTTAAATTTAATATTTGTAATATTTTTGTAACGAAAAGTCGGATAGCCTTTTTGAACGAATTTTAGAGGGGTGAAGAGCTTGGCTGGACACGTAGTAAAATACGGAAAGCACCGCGAACGCAGAAGTTTCGCACGAATCAGTGAAGTATTGGAATTACCGAATTTGATCGAAATTCAAACAGACTCTTACCAATGGTTTTTAGATGAAGGATTAAGAGAAATGTTTGAAGACATCTTGCCAATTGATGACTTCAACGGCAACCTATCGTTGGAATTTGTTGACTATGAATTGAAAGAACCAAAGTACACAGTAGAAGAAGCACGGGCACATGACGCCAACTACTCAGCGCCATTACACGTGACATTGCGTTTGACGAACCGTGAAACCGGCGAAATCAAAGCACAAGAAGTCTTCTTTGGCGACTTCCCGCTGATGACCGAACAAGGAACATTTATCATCAACGGGGCAGAACGGGTTATTGTTTCTCAATTGGTTCGTTCACCAGGTGTATATTTCCACGGCAAAGTAGACAAAAACGGCAAAGAAGGTTTCGGATCTACCGTGATCCCGAACCGCGGCGCATGGTTGGAAATGGAAACTGACGCTAAAGACATCTCTTATGTACGTATCGACCGGACACGTAAAATTCCTTTAACTGTCTTGGTTCGTGCATTAGGTTTTGGTTCAGATGACACGATTTTTGAAATTTTCGGCGAAAGTGAATCATTACGCAACACCATCGAAAAAGACTTGCATAAAAATGCCAGCGATTCTCGGACAGAAGAAGGTTTGAAAGACGTTTACGAACGTTTGCGTCCAGGCGAACCAAAAACCGCTGACAGCTCAAGAAACTTGCTGAACGCGCGTTTCTTTGATCCAAAACGTTATGACCTTGCAAATGTTGGTCGTTACAAAGTAAATAAAAAATTAGATCTGCGTACTCGTTTATTGAACCTGACATTGGCTGAAACATTGGTCGATCCTGAAACCGGCGAAATCATCGTTGAAAAAGGAACCGTGTTGACTCACCAAGTGATGGATACATTAGGCGAACATTTAGTGAACGGATTGAATTCAGTAACTTACTATCCATCAGAAGATGGTGTGGTAACTGATCCAATGACAGTTCAAGTGATCAAGGTCTTCTCACCAAGAGATCCTGAACGGGAAATCAACGTGATCGGCAACGGTTATCCAGATACGATGACCAAAACGATCCGTCCAGCTGATATCATCGCTTCTATGAGTTATTTCTTTAACTTGATGGAAGGCATCGGCAACGTGGATGACATCGACCACTTGGGAAATCGTCGGATCCGTTCCGTTGGTGAATTATTACAAAACCAATTCCGAATCGGACTAGCACGGATGGAACGTGTCGTTCGTGAACGGATGTCGATCCAAGATACAGAAACATTGACACCTCAACAATTGATCAATATCCGTCCAGTTGTAGCAAGTATCAAAGAATTCTTTGGTTCTTCACAGTTGTCACAGTTCATGGACCAAACCAATCCTCTGGGAGAATTGACTCACAAACGTCGTCTTTCAGCCTTAGGACCTGGCGGTTTGACTCGTGACCGTGCCGGATATGAAGTGCGGGACGTTCACTATTCCCACTATGGCCGTATGTGTCCGATCGAAACGCCTGAAGGACCGAATATCGGTCTGATCAACAGTTTGGCTTCTTATGCGAAAGTCAACAAATACGGCTTTATCGAAACACCATATCGCCGTGTTGATCGTGAAACAGGACGCGTTACTGACCAAATCGATTACTTGACTGCTGACATCGAAGACCACTATGTAGTAGCGCAAGCAAACAGTAAATTGAATGAAGACGGAACTTTTGCCGAAAATGTGGTAATGGCTCGGGCAACTTCTGAAAACTTGGAAGTTTCTATCGATAAAGTCGATTACATGGACGTTTCGCCAAAACAAGTTGTTGCGGTCGCGACTGCTTGTATCCCGTTCTTAGAAAACGATGACTCCAACCGTGCCTTGATGGGTGCCAACATGCAGCGTCAAGCTGTGCCGTTGATCAACCCTAAATCTCCTTGGGTAGGAACTGGTATGGAATACAAATCCGCCCATGACTCAGGTGCCGCTTTGCTATGTAAGCATGACGGTGTCGTAGAATACGTTGATGCTTCCGAAGTCCGCGTACGTCGCGACAATGGCGCATTGGATGTCTACTCTGTAACAAAATTCCGCCGTTCCAACTCTGGTACCAGCTACAACCAACGTCCATTAGTGACTTTAGGTGAAAAAGTAGAAAAAGGCGATACATTAGCCGACGGACCATCAATGGAAAACGGTGAAATGGCGCTTGGACAAAACGTCTTGGTAGCCTTCATGACATGGGAAGGTTACAACTATGAAGATGCTATCATCATGAGCCGTCGTCTAGTAAAAGACGATGTCTATACTTCGGTCCATATCGAAGAATATGAATCAGAAGCACGTGATACTAAATTAGGACCTGAAGAAATCACACGGGAAATCCCGAACGTCGGGGAAGACGCATTGAAAGACCTAGACGAAATGGGGATCATCCGCATCGGTGCGGAAGTTCACGATGGTGATCTATTGGTCGGAAAAGTTACACCAAAAGGCGTGACTGAATTATCCGCTGAAGAACGCTTATTACATGCGATCTTTGGTGAAAAAGCCCGCGAAGTCCGCGATACTTCTTTACGCGTACCTCACGGCGGCGGCGGGATCGTCCATGATGTGAAGATCTTTACCCGCGAAGCCGGCGACGAATTGTCTCCAGGCGTGAACATGCTGGTACGGGTCTACATCGTGCAAAAACGTAAGATCCACGAAGGCGATAAGATGGCGGGTCGTCACGGTAACAAAGGGGTTGTTTCCCGGATCATGCCGGAAGAAGATATGCCGTTCTTGCCAGACGGTACACCAGTCGACATCATGTTGAATCCTTTAGGGGTGCCATCACGGATGAACATCGGACAAGTATTGGAATTGCACTTAGGGATGGCTGCTCGTCAATTAGGCATCCACGTTGCAACACCAGTCTTCGATGGAGCGACTGATGAAGATGTTTGGGCAACAGTTAAAGAAGCTGGTATGGCCAGCGATGCGAAAACTGTTTTATACGATGGACGCACCGGTGAACCATTTGACGGCCGGATCTCTGTCGGCGTAATGTACATGATCAAATTGGCCCACATGGTTGATGACAAATTGCATGCCCGTTCGATCGGACCATACTCTCTTGTTACGCAACAACCATTGGGTGGTAAAGCACAATTTGGTGGACAACGTTTCGGGGAAATGGAAGTTTGGGCACTGGAAGCTTACGGTGCCGCTTATACCTTGCAAGAAATCTTGACCTACAAATCAGATGACGTAGTCGGACGGGTGAAAACCTACGAAGCGATCGTCAAAGGGGAACCAATTCCAAAACCAGGCGTACCGGAATCATTCCGCGTCTTGGTAAAAGAATTGCAATCTCTCGGCTTGGATATGCGTGTCTTGGACATCGACGAAGCCGAAATCGAATTGCGGGACATGGACGATGACGATGATGATCTGATCACCGTTGACGCGTTGACCAAATTCGCTGAACAACAATCAGCAAAAGAATTAGAACAACAAGCTGCAGAAAAAGCACAAGCAGATCAAGCGATGCTGGATCAAGAGATCGAAACTGCAGAAGACAACGATTAAAAACTGACGGCTGCTAAACAGCCCCAGTATTATAAGTGCTGAAGGTCGCGTCAGAGCTTTCTGGATTATCAGAAAGCTGGCGCTGACCGAATCAGTACGAACTTGCTTGCCATGAAATGAAATGGAGGGAACCCCTTTTGATCGATGTAAATAAATTCGAAAGTATGCAAATAGGCTTGGCTTCTCCCGAAAAAATCAGAAGCTGGTCTTATGGTGAAGTTAAAAAACCTGAGACTATCAACTATCGTACGTTAAAACCTGAACGCGAAGGTCTATTTGACGAGCGTATTTTCGGCCCAACGAAAGACTGGGAATGTGCGTGTGGGAAATACAAACGTATCCGTTACAAAGGGATCGTCTGTGACCGTTGTGGTGTAGAAGTGACTCGTTCTAAAGTCCGCCGCGAACGGATGGGACATATCGAACTAGCAGCGCCAGTATCACACATCTGGTACTTCAAAGGTATTCCTTCACGTATGGGTCTAGTCTTAGACATGAGCCCACGTGCGTTGGAAGAAATCATCTACTTCGCTTCCTACGTAGTGATCGAACCAGGCGACACCAACTTAGAGAAAAAACAATTATTGACTGAACGTGAATACCGCGAAAAACGCGAACAATACGGTCAAGGCTTTACCGCTGCTATGGGTGCGGAAGCCATCAAACAATTGCTGGACGCAGTCGATTTAGACAGCGAAGCAGCAGAATTAAAAGAAGAATTGAAAACTGCTTCTGGTCAAAAACGGACAAGAGCGATCCGTCGTTTGGACATCTTGGAAGCTTTCCGGGCTTCCGGCAACAAACCAAGCTGGATGGTCATGGATGTTGTGCCAGTTATCCCTCCTGATTTGCGTCCAATGGTGCAATTAGAAGGCGGACGGTTTGCAACTAGTGACTTGAACGATTTGTATCGTCGTGTCATCAACCGTAACAACCGTTTGAAACGTTTATTAGACTTGAACGCACCGAACATCATCGTTCAAAATGAAAAACGGATGCTGCAAGAAGCGGTTGACGCATTGATCGACAACGGTCGTCGTGGACGTCCAGTTACTGGTCCAGGTAACCGTCCATTGAAATCTCTTTCTCACATGCTGAAAGGTAAACAAGGTCGTTTCCGTCAAAACTTGCTAGGAAAACGTGTCGACTACTCCGGACGTTCCGTTATCGTTGTTGGACCTTTCCTAAAAATGTACCAATGCGGTCTGCCAAAAGAAATGGCGATCGAATTGTTCAAACCATTCGTTATGCGGGAATTGGTTTCTCGTGAATTGGCATCAAACATCAAAAACGCCAAACGTAAGATCGAACGTCAAGAAGACGAAGTTTGGGATGTTTTGGAAGATGTTATCAAAGAACACCCAGTACTTTTGAACCGGGCACCTACATTGCACAGATTAGGTATCCAAGCCTTCGAACCTGTCTTGGTTGAAGGTCGTGCGATCCGTTTGCACCCATTGGTTTGTGAAGCCTACAATGCCGATTTCGATGGAGACCAAATGGCGGTCCACGTACCATTGAATGAAGAAGCTCAAGCTGAAGCACGGATGCTGATGCTGGCTGCTCAAAACATCTTGAACCCTAAAGACGGTAAACCAGTTGTTACTCCTTCTCAAGATATGGTTTTAGGTAACTACTACTTGACGATGGAAGAAGAAGGCCGTGAAGGCGAAGGTATGCTGTTCCGGGATATGGATGAAGCTGTGACTGCATGGCGCAACGGCTACGTGCATTTACACTCACGTATCGCTGTAGATCCACGAGCACTAGGTGAAAAACCATTTACTGAAGAACAAAAATCTCGTTTGATGGTAACGACGGTAGGTAAAGTGATCTTCAACTCGATCATGCCGCCAGAATTCCCATACTTAAACGAACCAACTGATTTCAACTTGACTGTCCAAACACCAGACAAATACTTCGTGGAAGCAGGAACAGATATTCCAGCCTTCATCAAGGAACAAGAATTGGTGGGACCATTCAAGAAGAAAAATCTAGGAAACATCATTGCGGAAGTCTTCAAACGTTTCAAAGTTACTGAAACCTCTATGATGCTTGACCGCATGAAAGATTTAGGGTACAAACATTCGACACATGCCGGTATTACCGTAGGGATCGCGGATATCATGGTCCTTAGCGAAAAACACGACATTATCGAAAATGCCCACAAACAAGTCGAAACGATCACAAAACAATTCCGTCGCGGTTTGATCACTGACGACGAACGTTATGAACGTGTAATCGGCGTTTGGAACGCTGCCAAAGATGAAATCCAACAAAAATTGATGGAATCATTGGATGCGAAAAACCCAATCTTCATGATGTCCGATTCCGGAGCCCGTGGTAACATCTCCAACTTTACTCAGCTTGCTGGGATGCGTGGATTGATGGCTGCGCCAAACGGCCGGATCATGGAATTGCCGATCATCTCCAACTTCCGTGAAGGACTTTCTGTCTTGGAAATGTTTATCTCTACTCACGGTGCCCGTAAAGGGATGACCGATACCGCCTTGAAGACTGCCGACTCAGGTTACTTGACTCGTCGTTTGGTTGACGTGGCGCAAGATGTCATCATCCGTGAAGAAGACTGCGGCTCAGACCGCGGCTTGGATATCCGAGCAATCCGTGAAGGCAACGAAATCATCGAATCATTGGAAGAACGCTTGGTGGGACGTTATACCCGCAAATCTGTCGTTCATCCTGAAACTGGCGAAGTGATCGTCGGCAACGATGAAATCATCACAGAAGATCTTGCAAAACAAATCGTAGACGCAGGTATCGAAACTGTTTCGATCCGTTCCGTCTTCACATGTAATACAAAACATGGTGTATGTAAACATTGTTATGGACGCAACTTGGCAACTGGCAGCGAAGTCGAAGTCGGCGAAGCAGTAGGTACCATCGCAGCGCAATCTATCGGTGAACCTGGTACACAGTTGACCATGCGTACATTCCATACCGGTGGGGTTGCCGGAGACGATATCACACAAGGTTTGCCTCGTGTCCAAGAAATCTTCGAAGCTCGTAATCCTAAAGGGCAAGCAGTCATCACTGAAGTTACCGGTGAAGTCATCGATATCTCAGAAGATGCCGCAACTCGTACCAAAGAAGTAACCATCAAAGGACAAACCGATACTCGGACTTATACAGTACCATTCACTGCCCGGATGAAAGTCGCAGAAGGCGATTATATCCACCGCGGTGCACCATTGACTGAAGGTTCGATCGATCCAAAACAATTATTGCAAGTCCGCGATGTGCTGTCTGTTGAAAACTACTTGCTACGTGAAGTACAACGTGTTTACCGTATGCAAGGGGTAGAAATCGGCGACAAACATATCGAAGTAATGGTCCGTCAAATGTTGCGTAAAGTTCGTGTCATGGATCCAGGCGATACTGATATCTTACCAGGTACTTTATTGGATATCGCTGATTTCAAAGACCGCAACTACAACACATTGGTTGCCGGCGGTGTTCCTGCAACAAGCCGTCCAGTCTTGCTTGGTATCACTAAAGCATCATTGGAAACAAACAGCTTCTTGTCAGCCGCTTCCTTCCAAGAAACGACGCGTGTCTTGACTGACGCAGCTATCCGCGGCAAGAAAGATCCACTGCTTGGCTTGAAAGAAAATGTTATCATCGGTAAGATCATCCCAGCTGGTACTGGTATGGCTCGCTACCGTAACATGGAACCAAAAGAAGTCGCTGTAGCCAGCGAAAATGTGTACAGTATCTCTGATATCGAAGCACAAATGGCAGCAGAAGACGCTTTGAATGAACAAGAATAAGGCTTTTAGCCGAAGAAACGGCGCCGCATCGATTACAAATCGATGCGGCGCCGTTTTTTTGATTTACAGTAGTAAGATGACTGCTAATGCGATACTCAAACAAGGTACAAAAGGCAATTCTTTCAATGATTTTTTTACTAGCAGATTGTAAAAAGCAAAGATCAATAAACCGAAGATACTTGCCAATAGCAGCAGCAGACAAAACTCAGTCAACGTCAGCCACGGACTCCATGACAGCAACAATAAAACATCGCCAAAGCCGAACCGTTCCCGATACTTCCATAAGATCACACCGCAAAGCATTAGACAATAAACTACTGTCAACCAGTGAAAAGGCATTTGCGACAGTTGAAGAAGCCAAAGAATGAGACTGCAAGAATAAAAAATCTTAGGTTCTACGATCAAATAA is part of the Enterococcus mediterraneensis genome and harbors:
- a CDS encoding prepilin peptidase, with product MLAFIFGCCFGSFFCLAAQRIPENRSLISPGSHCEQCQTPLRFRELIPLISILLQRFRCTHCQVRLSASYFWAELSCGVIFWLFFPLSPELASITRFFWLLSAFLLSLTDCFYLIVEPKIFYSCSLILWLLQLSQMPFHWLTVVYCLMLCGVILWKYRERFGFGDVLLLLSWSPWLTLTEFCLLLLLASIFGLLIFAFYNLLVKKSLKELPFVPCLSIALAVILLL